The following coding sequences are from one Pseudonocardia sp. EC080619-01 window:
- a CDS encoding alpha/beta fold hydrolase: MEDHAIADDGTALHVEWTGTGPVVLLLQGGISEASATTRLAAELADTFTVVSYDRRGLGRSPAPVPGEPPPDALHRHALDAAAVLRRFTDRPASVVGASIGAVVALQLAVEEPDLVGTAVVHEPPLPAVVHDAEREAGLDHVAELARTDVVAAIGAMGRLVADRSDPEPGAGAPRPAGDLHAGLRWFFAHDFPAVRANPLDAARLRPVPVTLVPSVGADVPGGWDRRCAEALAAALGRPAVPMPGGHGALTTRPRGAARQLRRILTP, translated from the coding sequence CGAGTGGACGGGCACCGGCCCCGTCGTGCTCCTGCTCCAGGGCGGGATCTCCGAGGCGTCCGCCACCACGCGGCTGGCCGCCGAGCTGGCGGACACCTTCACGGTGGTCTCCTACGACCGGCGCGGGCTGGGCAGGAGCCCGGCCCCGGTCCCCGGCGAGCCACCCCCGGACGCCCTCCACCGGCACGCGCTCGACGCGGCCGCCGTGCTCCGGCGGTTCACCGACCGGCCCGCGTCCGTCGTCGGGGCGAGCATCGGCGCGGTCGTCGCGCTGCAGCTCGCCGTCGAGGAGCCGGACCTCGTCGGCACGGCCGTCGTCCACGAGCCACCGCTGCCCGCCGTCGTCCACGACGCGGAGCGCGAGGCCGGGCTGGACCACGTCGCGGAGCTCGCCCGGACCGACGTCGTGGCCGCGATCGGCGCGATGGGCCGGCTCGTCGCCGACAGGAGCGATCCCGAGCCCGGCGCCGGGGCGCCCCGGCCGGCCGGCGATCTCCACGCCGGGCTGCGGTGGTTCTTCGCGCACGACTTCCCGGCGGTGCGCGCCAACCCGCTCGACGCCGCACGCCTCCGTCCCGTGCCCGTCACGCTCGTCCCGTCCGTGGGCGCGGACGTGCCCGGCGGCTGGGACCGACGCTGCGCGGAGGCACTCGCGGCCGCACTCGGACGGCCGGCGGTGCCGATGCCCGGCGGGCACGGCGCCCTCACGACCCGTCCGCGAGGGGCGGCCCGGCAGCTGCGCCGGATCCTGACACCGTGA
- a CDS encoding M20/M25/M40 family metallo-hydrolase: MTASPDESPSSAEAEVVQLCSELIRIDTTNTADPETLAGEAEAADYVAEKLREVGYDVELVESGMPKRMNVIARLEGADRSRGALLMHGHLDVVPADASEWSVHPFSGAVQDGYVWGRGAVDMKDMDAMMLAVARRFKREGVVPPRDIVWAFVADEEAGGKWGAQWLVEHRPDLFAGCTEAVGEVGGFSLTLGEDQRAYLIESAEKGIAWMRLRAKGKPGHGSFLHDDNAVTILSEAVARLGNHTFPLTITDTVQAFLDRMTELTGVEYPEDDLEGALAKLGPIARIIGATVRDTANPTMLNAGYKANVIPSTAEAVVDCRVLPGREEEFLREVDELLGPDVEREWVTDLPAVETPFEGALTDAMQAALRTEDPAAEIVPYMLSGGTDAKAFSTLGMKCYGFAPLRLPPELDFASLFHGIDERVPVDALTFGTRVLDRFLRTV, from the coding sequence ATGACCGCTTCACCGGACGAGAGCCCCAGCAGTGCCGAGGCGGAGGTCGTCCAGCTGTGTTCCGAGCTGATCCGGATCGACACGACGAACACCGCGGACCCCGAGACCCTGGCCGGTGAGGCCGAGGCCGCCGACTACGTCGCGGAGAAGCTGCGCGAGGTCGGCTACGACGTCGAGCTGGTCGAGTCCGGCATGCCGAAGCGGATGAACGTGATCGCCCGTCTGGAGGGCGCGGACCGGTCGCGGGGTGCGCTGCTGATGCACGGGCACCTCGACGTCGTCCCGGCGGACGCGAGCGAGTGGTCGGTGCACCCGTTCTCCGGGGCGGTGCAGGACGGCTACGTCTGGGGCCGCGGCGCCGTCGACATGAAGGACATGGACGCGATGATGCTGGCGGTCGCGCGCCGCTTCAAGCGTGAGGGCGTGGTCCCGCCGCGGGACATCGTGTGGGCGTTCGTCGCCGACGAGGAGGCCGGCGGCAAGTGGGGCGCGCAGTGGCTGGTGGAGCACCGGCCGGACCTGTTCGCCGGGTGCACCGAGGCCGTCGGCGAGGTCGGCGGGTTCTCGCTGACCCTGGGCGAGGACCAGCGCGCCTACCTGATCGAGTCCGCGGAGAAGGGCATCGCCTGGATGCGGCTGCGGGCCAAGGGAAAGCCGGGGCACGGCTCGTTCCTGCACGACGACAACGCCGTCACCATCCTGTCGGAGGCCGTGGCCCGGCTCGGGAACCACACGTTCCCGCTGACGATCACCGACACCGTGCAGGCGTTCCTGGACCGGATGACCGAGCTGACCGGCGTCGAGTACCCGGAGGACGACCTCGAGGGTGCCCTGGCCAAGCTCGGCCCGATCGCGCGGATCATCGGGGCGACCGTCCGGGACACCGCGAACCCGACGATGCTGAACGCCGGGTACAAGGCGAACGTCATCCCGTCGACGGCGGAGGCGGTCGTCGACTGCCGGGTGCTGCCGGGGCGGGAGGAGGAGTTCCTGCGCGAGGTCGACGAGCTGCTCGGGCCGGACGTCGAGCGGGAGTGGGTCACCGACCTGCCCGCCGTCGAGACGCCGTTCGAGGGCGCCCTGACCGACGCGATGCAGGCGGCGCTGCGCACCGAGGACCCGGCCGCGGAGATCGTCCCGTACATGCTGTCCGGCGGGACCGACGCGAAGGCGTTCTCGACGCTGGGGATGAAGTGCTACGGCTTCGCCCCGCTGCGGCTGCCCCCGGAGCTGGACTTCGCGTCGCTGTTCCACGGCATCGACGAGCGTGTCCCGGTGGACGCGCTGACCTTCGGCACCCGGGTGCTGGACCGCTTCCTCAGAACGGTCTGA